The Pseudomonas orientalis genome contains a region encoding:
- a CDS encoding DUF6162 family protein yields the protein MSTVQVVRPAGAGHETLYVLLLCLIILAVAGTVVALHGETQEIAAVPSHQLDARRDLSAAEQGIYADLRVTLDEIHLLQQEQNALPTPDQLAHEGFAPFAQDASSVSRGDHRWQLLAPSTYLGLSQATDISGSLLMRVQGAEPDIWLNRGKHLAVPSDLTDQALIAAGWQQVVAQFDAGVTRQHRH from the coding sequence ATGAGTACCGTACAGGTAGTGCGCCCCGCCGGCGCGGGGCATGAAACCCTCTATGTGCTGTTGCTGTGCCTGATCATCCTGGCGGTGGCGGGAACGGTGGTGGCCTTGCACGGTGAAACCCAAGAAATCGCAGCAGTGCCCAGTCATCAGTTGGATGCCCGGCGTGACCTGAGCGCCGCCGAACAAGGCATCTACGCCGACCTGCGGGTGACCCTGGATGAAATCCACTTGCTGCAGCAAGAGCAGAACGCCCTGCCCACGCCTGACCAATTGGCGCACGAAGGCTTTGCCCCGTTCGCTCAGGACGCCAGTTCCGTCAGCCGTGGCGATCATCGCTGGCAACTGCTCGCGCCCTCGACCTACCTGGGCTTGAGCCAGGCCACCGACATCAGTGGCTCGCTGCTGATGCGCGTGCAAGGCGCCGAGCCGGATATCTGGCTCAACCGTGGCAAACACCTGGCCGTCCCCTCCGACCTCACTGACCAGGCGCTGATCGCTGCCGGCTGGCAGCAGGTGGTCGCGCAATTCGATGCCGGCGTGACCCGCCAGCACCGCCACTGA
- a CDS encoding ABC transporter substrate-binding protein: MKQLFLASLLGSTIAMCTAAMAADTDLKTLEAAAKSEGAVNSVGMPDDWANWKGTWDDLARIHGLKHIDTDMSSAQEIAKFKAEKDNASADIGDVGAAFGPIAVKQEVTQPYKPSTWASVPDWAKDKDGHWALAYTGTIAFIVNKKLLHGSEVPTSWADLQTGKYKVSVGDVSTAAQASNAVLAAAIANKGDEKNIAPGLQFFTKIAQQGRLGLSNPTIATLEKGEVEVGIVWDFNGLSYKAKMANPDDYVVLIPSDGSVKSGYTTIINKYAKHPNAAKLTREYIFSDAGQLNLAKGNARPIRAETDLKLPADIAKNLIPGEQYTKANPQPIKDADAWEATSKKLPQLWNEQVIVEMK; encoded by the coding sequence ATGAAACAGCTTTTCCTGGCATCACTGTTAGGCTCGACCATTGCCATGTGCACCGCCGCCATGGCCGCTGATACCGATCTAAAAACCTTGGAAGCCGCCGCCAAGAGCGAGGGCGCCGTGAACAGCGTCGGCATGCCCGATGACTGGGCCAACTGGAAAGGCACCTGGGACGACCTGGCCCGCATCCATGGCCTCAAGCACATCGACACCGACATGAGCTCGGCCCAGGAAATCGCCAAGTTCAAGGCCGAAAAAGACAATGCCAGCGCGGATATCGGCGACGTGGGCGCCGCCTTCGGTCCCATCGCGGTGAAGCAGGAAGTGACCCAGCCGTACAAACCCTCCACCTGGGCTTCGGTACCGGATTGGGCGAAGGACAAAGACGGCCACTGGGCACTGGCCTACACCGGCACTATCGCGTTTATCGTCAACAAGAAACTGCTCCACGGCTCCGAAGTCCCGACCAGTTGGGCCGACCTGCAAACCGGCAAATACAAGGTCTCGGTGGGTGACGTAAGCACCGCCGCCCAAGCCTCCAACGCGGTACTCGCCGCCGCCATCGCCAACAAGGGCGACGAGAAAAACATCGCACCGGGCCTGCAGTTCTTCACCAAGATTGCCCAGCAAGGTCGCCTCGGCCTGTCCAACCCGACCATCGCCACCCTGGAAAAAGGCGAAGTCGAAGTGGGTATCGTCTGGGACTTCAACGGTCTGAGCTACAAGGCCAAGATGGCCAACCCGGATGACTACGTGGTGCTGATCCCATCGGATGGCTCGGTGAAGTCCGGCTACACCACCATCATCAACAAGTACGCCAAGCACCCGAACGCCGCCAAGCTGACGCGCGAATACATCTTCAGCGATGCCGGCCAACTCAACCTGGCCAAAGGCAATGCCCGTCCGATCCGCGCCGAGACCGACCTGAAACTGCCGGCTGACATCGCCAAAAACCTGATCCCGGGTGAGCAATACACCAAGGCCAACCCGCAGCCGATCAAGGATGCCGATGCCTGGGAAGCGACGTCCAAGAAGCTGCCGCAGCTGTGGAACGAGCAGGTGATTGTAGAAATGAAGTGA
- a CDS encoding metal ABC transporter solute-binding protein, Zn/Mn family: protein MRPVFRPLALTIACLLSTSALAVVDGFQTRDFVANHGLGHAALAKAKSVKPVKVLASLPITYGLAEVLLKGCDVQLERAAPANLPGSRQVSYFTGRGASALSQLAQDADAAIGLRSLWADDPLYPVARRSNIRIVEVDAARPVDGGLPGIAVQPGVSDGLNSQPWQSSNNMGRMADVLAADLSRLAPGAKAQIDANLAALKQRLLKLTADSEARLARADNLSVVSLSDHFAYLVSSLNLELLGTDARPDADWTPEALQKLSAQLKDNDVALVLHHRQPSEAVKAAVTAGGANLLVLNVDGADPVTELETNVDQVIKTLMP, encoded by the coding sequence ATGCGCCCTGTCTTTCGCCCACTGGCCCTGACCATTGCCTGCTTGCTCAGCACCTCGGCGCTCGCCGTCGTGGATGGTTTTCAAACCAGGGACTTCGTTGCCAACCATGGCCTTGGCCATGCCGCGCTGGCCAAGGCCAAATCGGTAAAACCGGTCAAGGTGCTGGCGTCGTTGCCGATCACCTACGGCCTTGCTGAAGTGCTGCTCAAAGGCTGCGACGTGCAGCTCGAACGCGCGGCACCCGCCAATTTGCCCGGTTCGCGGCAAGTGTCCTACTTCACCGGGCGCGGTGCGTCGGCGCTGAGCCAACTGGCCCAGGATGCCGATGCCGCCATCGGCCTGCGCTCGCTGTGGGCCGATGACCCGCTCTACCCCGTGGCGCGACGCAGCAACATCCGTATTGTCGAAGTCGACGCCGCGCGCCCGGTGGACGGCGGTTTGCCGGGCATCGCCGTGCAGCCGGGCGTCAGCGATGGCTTGAACAGCCAACCCTGGCAGTCGAGCAACAACATGGGACGCATGGCCGATGTGTTGGCGGCCGACCTGAGCCGCCTGGCGCCGGGCGCCAAAGCGCAGATCGACGCTAACCTGGCCGCGCTCAAGCAACGCCTGCTCAAGCTCACCGCCGACAGCGAGGCACGCCTGGCCAGGGCCGATAATCTGAGCGTGGTCAGCTTGAGCGATCACTTCGCCTATCTGGTCAGCAGCTTGAACCTGGAACTGCTCGGCACCGATGCGCGGCCGGATGCAGACTGGACGCCTGAAGCGTTGCAAAAACTCAGTGCGCAGTTGAAAGACAATGACGTGGCGCTGGTGCTGCACCACCGCCAGCCGAGTGAGGCGGTGAAAGCGGCTGTCACTGCCGGCGGCGCCAACCTGCTGGTGTTGAATGTGGACGGTGCCGATCCTGTAACCGAGCTGGAAACCAATGTCGATCAGGTAATCAAGACGCTGATGCCATGA
- a CDS encoding UTRA domain-containing protein: MRDEAIKAVTSIGLALQEQIDHGLLPPASKLPAERKLSELFGTTRITVREALLQLEAQGQIYREERRGWFVSPPRLAYNLMQRSHFHAMVSDQGRVASTEVISARLQPASAAVCAWLRLPALSSVIQICRARRIDGRLVLYVEHYLNPHYFPDILACDLNQSMTELYARKYDLHYGRVRFEIVPTSLPVEAAAALRVSVGSPGLRIARVNYDQHQRLIDCDLEFWRHDAIHVGVDVMASAS; encoded by the coding sequence ATGCGTGACGAGGCAATCAAGGCGGTAACCTCCATCGGCCTGGCGCTGCAAGAGCAGATCGATCATGGCCTGTTGCCGCCTGCCAGCAAACTGCCCGCCGAACGCAAGCTCAGCGAGTTGTTTGGTACCACTCGGATTACCGTGCGCGAAGCCTTGTTACAGCTGGAGGCCCAAGGGCAGATCTATCGCGAGGAGCGCAGGGGCTGGTTCGTCTCGCCACCCCGGTTGGCCTATAACCTGATGCAGCGCAGCCACTTTCACGCGATGGTCAGCGACCAGGGGCGCGTGGCGTCCACTGAGGTTATTTCGGCGCGCCTGCAACCGGCGTCGGCGGCGGTGTGTGCGTGGCTGCGGCTGCCGGCGTTGTCCAGCGTGATCCAGATTTGCCGGGCGCGCCGGATCGACGGGCGTCTGGTGCTGTACGTGGAGCACTACCTGAACCCCCACTATTTCCCGGACATCCTGGCGTGCGATTTGAATCAGTCGATGACCGAACTCTATGCGCGCAAGTACGACTTGCACTACGGGCGGGTGCGTTTCGAGATCGTGCCGACCTCCCTGCCGGTGGAAGCCGCCGCTGCGTTGCGCGTATCGGTGGGCAGCCCGGGCTTGCGGATCGCCCGGGTCAACTATGACCAGCACCAGCGCTTGATCGACTGCGACCTTGAGTTCTGGCGCCATGATGCGATTCATGTGGGGGTGGACGTCATGGCATCAGCGTCTTGA
- a CDS encoding metal ABC transporter substrate-binding protein → MSISSPLLRLLLVGLFSLILAPLANAEASKRLRIGITLHPYYSYVANIVGDKAEVVPLIPAGFNPHAYEPRAEDIKRIGTLDVIVLNGVGHDDFADRMIATSERPDIPVIEANANVPLLAATGNAARGAGKVVNPHTFLSISASIAQVNNIARELGRLDPDNAKVYTQNARAYGKRLRQMRADALAKLTSAPNPDLRVATVHAAYDYLLREFGLEVTAVVEPAHGIEPSPSQLKKTIDELRALDVKVIFSEMDFPSTYVDTIQRESGVKLYPLSHISYGEYSAQKYEVEMTGNLNTVVRAIQESGT, encoded by the coding sequence ATGTCCATTTCATCTCCCCTGTTGCGCCTGTTGCTGGTTGGCCTGTTCAGCCTGATCCTCGCTCCCCTGGCGAACGCCGAGGCGAGCAAACGCCTGCGCATCGGCATCACCTTGCATCCTTACTACAGCTACGTGGCCAACATCGTCGGCGACAAGGCCGAGGTGGTGCCGCTGATTCCGGCGGGCTTCAACCCCCATGCCTACGAACCGCGCGCCGAAGACATCAAGCGCATCGGCACCCTGGACGTGATCGTGCTCAATGGCGTGGGGCATGACGACTTCGCCGACCGCATGATCGCCACCAGCGAGCGCCCGGATATCCCGGTGATCGAAGCCAACGCCAATGTGCCGCTGCTGGCCGCCACCGGTAACGCCGCGCGCGGTGCGGGCAAGGTGGTCAACCCGCACACGTTCCTGTCGATCAGCGCGTCGATTGCCCAGGTCAATAACATCGCCCGCGAGTTGGGCAGGCTGGACCCGGACAACGCCAAGGTCTACACCCAGAACGCCCGCGCCTACGGCAAGCGTCTGCGCCAGATGCGCGCCGACGCCCTGGCCAAGCTGACCAGCGCACCCAACCCGGACCTGCGCGTAGCCACGGTGCACGCGGCCTACGACTACCTGCTGCGCGAGTTCGGCCTGGAAGTCACCGCCGTGGTCGAACCGGCCCACGGCATCGAACCGAGCCCCAGCCAGCTGAAGAAAACCATCGATGAACTGCGCGCCCTGGACGTGAAAGTGATCTTCTCGGAAATGGATTTCCCGTCCACCTATGTCGATACTATCCAGCGTGAATCCGGGGTCAAGCTGTATCCGCTGTCACATATTTCCTACGGCGAATACAGCGCCCAGAAGTACGAAGTGGAAATGACCGGCAACCTCAATACCGTGGTCCGGGCGATCCAGGAGTCGGGAACATGA
- a CDS encoding metal ABC transporter ATP-binding protein gives MTAAEHLNIASSGPTLDFDNVALTLGRTVILDGVSFQVQPGSIHALVGPNGGGKSSLIKTLLGQTPHQGRLSLAWPTTPGTIGYVPQALEFDRGLPMTVDDFMAAMCQRRPAFLGLSRHYAGAIGEALERVGMQDKRKRRMGALSGGERQRVLLAQGLIPAPQLLVLDEPMSALDEAGIQVFERLLRDWRLAGITVLWVEHDLEAVGRLADRVTGLNRRVLFDATPREALTPDRLLTLFSTHPRSPAQ, from the coding sequence ATGACGGCGGCAGAACATCTGAACATTGCAAGCAGCGGCCCGACGCTGGACTTCGACAACGTCGCGCTGACCCTGGGCCGTACCGTGATTCTCGATGGCGTGAGTTTCCAGGTTCAGCCCGGCAGCATCCACGCGCTGGTCGGCCCGAACGGCGGCGGCAAGAGTTCACTGATCAAGACCCTGCTGGGACAAACGCCGCATCAGGGCCGATTGAGCCTGGCATGGCCGACCACGCCCGGCACCATCGGCTACGTGCCCCAGGCCCTGGAGTTCGACCGGGGGTTGCCGATGACGGTGGATGATTTCATGGCTGCCATGTGCCAGCGGCGGCCGGCGTTTCTTGGCCTGTCCCGGCACTACGCCGGTGCGATTGGCGAGGCGCTGGAACGAGTCGGCATGCAGGACAAGCGCAAGCGGCGCATGGGCGCGCTGTCCGGTGGCGAGCGCCAGCGCGTGCTGCTGGCCCAGGGTCTGATTCCGGCGCCGCAATTGCTGGTGCTGGATGAGCCGATGTCGGCGCTGGACGAAGCCGGTATCCAGGTATTCGAACGCTTGCTCAGGGACTGGCGACTGGCCGGGATCACCGTGCTCTGGGTCGAGCATGACCTGGAAGCCGTTGGCCGTCTGGCCGACCGTGTCACCGGCCTGAACCGCCGCGTGCTGTTCGACGCCACGCCCCGGGAAGCGCTGACCCCGGATCGCCTGCTGACCTTGTTTTCCACTCACCCTCGGAGCCCGGCGCAATGA
- a CDS encoding alkaline phosphatase family protein encodes MKHPVILVVLDGLNAGVARHAMGHLQAYVGAGRAAFYTLECELPALSRPLYECILTGVPPIQSGIVHNNVARLSSQRSIFHYATRAGLTTAAAAYHWVSELYNRTPFLAARDRHTDDAALAIQHGHFYWNDHYPDSHLFADAESLRLKHAPDFLLVHPMNIDDAGHKHGLDTAQYRNSARSADIILADYLQGWLDAGYQVLVTADHGMNNDRSHNGLLPEEREVPLFVLGDAFSLDAAAAPKQTDLCGTVCALLGVPHDKPVCRELLK; translated from the coding sequence ATGAAGCACCCTGTCATCCTTGTCGTGCTCGACGGCCTGAACGCCGGGGTCGCCCGGCACGCCATGGGGCACTTGCAGGCTTATGTCGGCGCAGGACGCGCAGCCTTCTACACACTGGAATGTGAACTGCCCGCCCTGTCCCGCCCGTTGTATGAATGCATCCTGACCGGTGTGCCGCCGATCCAGAGCGGCATCGTCCACAACAACGTCGCGCGCCTGTCCAGCCAGCGCAGCATTTTCCACTACGCCACCCGTGCCGGCTTGACCACCGCAGCGGCGGCTTACCATTGGGTCAGCGAATTGTATAACCGCACCCCCTTTCTCGCGGCTCGTGATCGTCATACCGACGATGCGGCGCTGGCGATCCAGCATGGGCATTTCTACTGGAATGACCACTACCCGGACTCCCACCTGTTTGCCGACGCCGAAAGCCTGCGCCTCAAGCACGCGCCGGACTTTCTGCTGGTGCACCCGATGAACATCGACGACGCCGGTCACAAGCACGGCCTCGACACTGCGCAGTACCGCAACAGCGCACGTTCGGCCGACATTATTCTTGCCGACTACCTGCAAGGCTGGCTCGACGCCGGTTACCAGGTGCTGGTCACCGCCGACCACGGCATGAACAACGACCGCTCCCACAACGGCCTGCTGCCGGAGGAACGCGAAGTGCCGCTGTTTGTACTGGGCGACGCCTTCAGCCTGGATGCCGCCGCCGCGCCGAAACAGACCGATCTGTGCGGCACCGTCTGCGCACTGCTCGGCGTACCCCACGACAAACCGGTCTGCCGGGAGTTGCTCAAATGA
- a CDS encoding metal ABC transporter permease gives MSYEAFRLMVQGWASSGYLPEALAYGFVVNALLAGLLIGPVLGGLGTLVVVKRFAFFSEAVGHAALTGVAVGILLGEPYTGPYGSLFGYCLLFGILLNYLRNRTGLAPDTLIGVFLSVSLALGASLLLTLAGKINVHILENVLFGSVLTVNGNDLLVLAVVGALVMALALPLYNRIMLASFNPQLAAVRGVAVKTLDYLFVILVTLITVAAVKVIGAILVGALLVIPAAAARLLSQSLKGFFWVSVAIATVSTLCGILLPIIFDLPVPSGAAIILVAGIAFALAAIARGTVPSLKGNLG, from the coding sequence ATGAGTTATGAAGCGTTTCGCCTGATGGTCCAGGGCTGGGCCTCTTCCGGCTATTTGCCGGAGGCGCTGGCCTACGGTTTTGTGGTCAACGCGCTGCTCGCCGGGTTGCTGATCGGCCCGGTACTGGGCGGACTGGGCACGCTGGTGGTGGTCAAGCGCTTTGCGTTTTTCTCCGAAGCGGTCGGCCATGCCGCCCTGACCGGCGTGGCCGTGGGCATCCTGCTCGGTGAACCCTACACCGGGCCCTACGGCAGCCTGTTCGGCTACTGCCTGCTGTTCGGCATCCTGCTCAATTACCTGCGCAACCGCACCGGCCTGGCGCCGGATACGCTGATCGGCGTATTCCTGTCGGTGTCCCTGGCGTTGGGCGCCAGCCTGCTGTTGACCCTGGCCGGCAAGATCAATGTGCACATTCTGGAAAACGTGCTGTTTGGCTCGGTGCTGACGGTCAACGGCAACGACTTGCTGGTGCTGGCGGTGGTCGGTGCGCTGGTGATGGCCCTGGCGCTGCCGCTGTACAACCGCATCATGCTCGCCAGCTTCAACCCGCAACTGGCGGCAGTGCGCGGCGTGGCGGTGAAGACCTTGGACTATCTGTTCGTGATTCTGGTGACGCTGATCACCGTCGCGGCGGTCAAGGTGATCGGCGCGATCCTGGTCGGTGCCCTGCTGGTGATTCCGGCGGCGGCGGCGCGGCTATTGAGCCAATCGCTCAAGGGCTTCTTCTGGGTTTCGGTGGCAATCGCTACCGTCAGTACCCTGTGCGGCATCCTGCTGCCGATCATCTTCGATCTGCCTGTACCGTCCGGTGCCGCGATCATTCTGGTTGCCGGCATCGCCTTTGCCCTCGCCGCCATCGCGCGCGGCACCGTGCCCAGCCTCAAAGGGAATCTTGGATAA